A window of the Lactuca sativa cultivar Salinas chromosome 5, Lsat_Salinas_v11, whole genome shotgun sequence genome harbors these coding sequences:
- the LOC111881903 gene encoding cucumber peeling cupredoxin, protein MSGLKINLVVIMALMLASVQFHDTAAQTTHVVGDALGWNIPPNGPSAYTTWASGQTFSVGDVLLFNFTTGFHNVAEVSQAAYAPCTTANPISIATTGPARVTLNAPGTHYYICTVGTHCQIGQKLTINVSAASATPAPSPTPVPVIPTPVSPPTATPTPTPAPSTTTPPPTSSPAPSSEDGSPVSPPTFGQSPSGSNAPSPTDTTILPPPSPSSAPSFTTVVPFTFLAVALAFFY, encoded by the coding sequence ATGTCAGGTTTAAAGATCAATTTGGTGGTGATTATGGCGCTCATGCTTGCATCTGTACAGTTTCACGACACGGCGGCTCAGACTACCCATGTGGTCGGCGACGCCTTGGGTTGGAATATTCCTCCCAACGGACCTTCTGCTTACACCACCTGGGCATCAGGTCAGACCTTCAGTGTCGGCGATGTTCTTCTCTTTAACTTCACCACCGGATTCCATAACGTTGCTGAAGTGTCACAGGCGGCGTACGCCCCATGCACCACCGCCAACCCCATCTCCATTGCCACCACCGGTCCCGCTAGAGTCACCTTGAATGCACCTGGCACTCACTATTACATATGCACCGTTGGCACTCACTGCCAAATTGGTCAGAAGTTAACCATCAACGTCTCCGCCGCATCTGCCACCCCTGCTCCATCACCAACACCGGTACCCGTCATCCCCACACCCGTTTCTCCACCAACCGCTACCCCAACCCCAACCCCTGCTCCCTCCACTACAACCCCACCACCAACCTCCTCCCCTGCCCCTTCTTCCGAGGATGGCAGCCCAGTATCACCACCCACCTTCGGCCAATCTCCCTCAGGCAGTAACGCCCCTTCTCCCACAGATACCACCAttctaccaccaccatcacccaGTTCTGCTCCATCTTTCACCACTGTGGTACCCTTCACTTTCTTGGCCGTAGCTTTAGCTTTCTTTTACTAG